A genomic segment from Malus domestica chromosome 05, GDT2T_hap1 encodes:
- the LOC114824921 gene encoding myosin-16-like isoform X2 — protein sequence MTKLSYLHEPGVLHNLATRYEINEIYTYTGNILIAINPFQSLSHLYDADMMERYNGVPYGELRPHVFAIADAAYREMIKEGKGNSILVSGESGAGKTETTKMLMRYLAYLGGNAAAEGRTVEQKVLESNPVLEAFGNAKTVRNNNSSRFGKFVEIQFDKCGRISGAAIRTYLLERSRVCQISDSERNYHCFYLLCAAPPQEIEKYKLGEPKLYHYLNQSNCYELDGTSDQHNYLSTRRAMDVVGINAVEQEAIFRVVAAILHLGNIDFANGGDNDSSVLKNDESLFHLQMTAELLMCNPRALEDALCKRVMVTPEEIIKKSLDPHGATVSRDGLAKTIYSRLFDWLVDKINFSIGQDPNSKCLIGVLDIYGFESFKTNSFEQFCINYTNEKLQQHFNKHVFKTQQEEYTKEEIDWSYIEFVDNKDVLDLIEQKKGGIIALLDEACMFPKSTHETFSTKLYQTFKDHKRFIKPKLTRSDFTIVHYAGEVQYQSDQFLDKNKDYIVPEHRDLLSASTCSFVAGLFPPLTEEVAKSSKFSSISSRFKLQLQQLMEILNSTEPHYIRCIKPNNVLKPAVFENDNVMQQLRSGGVLEAVRIKCAGYPTYRSFSEFLSRFRVLAPEVLKMDCPENEACEKILVKMGLRGYQIGKTKVFLRAGQMAELDAKRILLLGDSSKVIQTRGRTRITRKKYVSTREASICVQSFCKGELVRKLFKLKKREISAVKIQKTARKRLARKDYLRIKFASTILQAGVRAVAARDEFRYRVNAAIIIQTGLRAMAARDVFRCRINAAVIIQTGLRAMAARDVFRCRAQSKPKVIVQTDLETKIAETPKLEPSVQANTDLEKEKVEEATNAESSLLTNVSRGFEIDALSKSQVAQVEIEDACSITEDLSSPDQNAERVKILTAEVESLKVMLQAEKQRANECERRYVEARVSSEEGRRKLEETERIVLQLQESLNRMIYCMSNQVSELKTILSTASKSSSTTSGPLVRHEGFDSISSNSDYSSTDSDFTFPAPATSSVNFSSTGPSSIQLIVQDVSGGEVSGSENEKEGAFDDFF from the exons ATGACTAAGCTATCATACTTGCATGAACCCGGAGTGCTTCACAATTTGGCAACTAGATATGAGATAAATGAAATTTAT ACTTACACTGGAAACATTCTCATCGCCATCAATCCTTTCCAAAGTCTCTCACATCTGTATGATGCTGATATGATGGAACGGTATAATGGAGTACCATATGGAGAACTGAGGCCTCATGTTTTTGCAATAGCCGATGCTGCATACAG GGAAATGATTAAGGAGGGAAAAGGAAACTCGATTCTGGTTAGTGGGGAAAGCGGAGCTGGTAAGACCGAAACAACTAAAATGCTTATGCGCTACCTTGCCTATTTGGGTGGTAATGCTGCAGCTGAAGGGCGGACTGTTGAACAAAAAGTTTTAGAA TCAAATCCAGTTCTTGAAGCATTTGGTAACGCTAAGACTGTTAGGAATAACAATTCCAG CCGCTTTGGGAAATTTGTCGAGATTCAATTTGATAAATGTGGTAGAATATCAGGGGCAGCCATTAGAACATATCTCTTAGAGAGATCTCGTGTTTGCCAGATTTCGGATTCAGAGCGTAACTATCACTGTTTTTACCTCCTCTGTGCTGCACCGCCTCAG GAAATAGAGAAATATAAGTTGGGAGAACCTAAGTTGTATCACTATCTTAATCAATCAAATTGCTATGAACTTGATGGCACAAGTGATCAGCACAATTATCTCTCCACTCGGAGAGCCATGGATGTTGTTGGAATAAATGCAGTAGAACAG gAGGCTATTTTCAGAGTTGTAGCTGCAATTCTTCATCTTGGGAATATTGATTTTGCCAATGGGGGAGATAATGACTCATCTGTTCTGAAAAATGACGAATCCCTTTTTCATCTTCAAATGACAGCAGAACTTCTCAT GTGTAATCCTCGGGCTCTGGAAGATGCACTGTGTAAGCGTGTAATGGTTACTCCAgaagaaattattaaaaaaagtcTTGATCCCCATGGCGCAACAGTTAGCAGGGATGGATTGGCCAAGACTATATATTCTCGTTTGTTTGACTG GTTGGTGGATAAGATCAATTTCTCAATTGGACAGGACCCTAACTCCAAATGTCTGATTGGGGTTCTTGATATATATGGTTTTGAAAGCTTCAAAACTAACAG TTTTGAGCAGTTCTGTATTAATTACACTAATGAAAAGCTGCAACAACATTTCAACAAG CATGTATTCAAGACGCAACAAGAGGAATACACTAAAGAGGAAATCGATTGGAGCTACATAGAATTTGTTGATAATAAAGATGTCCTTGATCTCATTGAACAG AAGAAAGGGGGGATTATTGCTCTGCTTGATGAAGCTTG TATGTTTCCAAAATCAACTCATGAAACATTTTCAACAAAGCTGTATCAGACATTCAAAGATCACAAACGCTTCATCAAGCCAAAACTGACCCGCTCAGATTTCACCATTGTTCATTATGCAGGAGAA GTACAATATCAGTCTGATCAATTTCTTGACAAAAATAAAGACTATATTGTTCCTGAACATCGAGATTTGTTGAGTGCATCGACATGTTCTTTTGTAGCAGGCCTTTTCCCTCCACTTACTGAGGAGGTGGCCAAATCTTCCAAGTTTTCATCCATCAGTTCTCGTTTTAAG CTACAACTCCAACAATTGATGGAAATACTAAATTCTACAGAACCCCATTACATAAGATGTATAAAGCCGAATAATGTTTTAAAGCCCGCTGTATTTGAGAATGATAATGTCATGCAACAGCTACGTTCTGGT GGTGTTTTAGAGGCTGTCCGAATAAAATGTGCTGGATACCCTACTTACAGGAGTTTTTCTGAATTTTTAAGTCGATTCCGTGTCCTGGCCCCAGAAGTTTTAAAAATGGA TTGTCCTGAAAATGAAGCCTGTGAAAAGATTTTGGTGAAGATGGGCCTTAGAGGTTATCAG ATAGGGAAAACAAAGGTTTTCCTAAGAGCTGGTCAGATGGCTGAGCTAGATGCAAAGAGAATACTCTTACTTGGCGACTCATCTAAGGTGATTCAAACGCGGGGCAGGACTCGTATAACTCGTAAAAAGTATGTTTCTACACGGGAGGCTTCTATTTGTGTACAATCATTTTGTAAAG GAGAACTGGTTCGCAAGTTATTCAAGCTCAAGAAGCGGGAGATTTCCGCAGTTAAAATTCAGAAGACTGCCCGTAAACGCCTGGCAAGAAAAGACTATCTCAGAATCAAGTTCGCTTCGACTATCTTACAGGCAGGTGTAAGGGCAGTGGCTGCCCGTGATGAATTTAGATATAGGGTTAATGCGGCAATTATTATTCAG ACAGGTTTACGGGCAATGGCTGCTCGTGATGTTTTTAGATGTAGAATTAATGCGGCAGTTATTATTCAG ACAGGTTTACGTGCAATGGCTGCTCGTGATGTTTTTAGATGTAGAGCCCAATCTAAGCCTAAAGTTATTGTTCAG ACTGATTTGGAGACAAAAATAGCAGAAACACCGAAGTTGGAGCCCTCCGTGCAAGCTAAT ACTGacttggaaaaagaaaaggttgaAGAGGCAACAAATGCAGAGTCCTCCCTGCTTACTAATGTAAGCAGAGGGTTTGAAATAGATGCATTGTCTAAAAGTCAGGTTGCACAGGTAGAAATTGAAGATGCATGCTCTATAACCGAAGATCTTTCAAGTCCTGATCAAAACGCTGAAAGAGTTAAAATTCTTACTGCAGAAGTTGAAAGTCTGAAG GTCATGTTGCAAGCTGAAAAACAAAGAGCCAATGAGTGTGAAAGGAGATACGTAGAAGCTCGGGTATCAAGTGAGGAAGGACGTAGAAAGTTAGAGGAAACTGAAAGAATAGTTCTTCAACTTCAGGAATCTTTGAACAG GATGATATATTGCATGTCAAACCAAGTTTCCGAGCtgaaaacaatattatctacagcATCCAAGTCAAGTTCAACAACTTCAGGACCTTTGGTTAGACACGAAGGGTTTGATAGCATTTCCAGTAACTCTGATTATTCATCCACCGACTCAGATTTCACTTTTCCAGCTCCAGCTACAAGTTCAGTTAACTTTTCTTCTACCGGCCCCAGTTCTATCCAGCTTATAGTTCAGGACGTTTCAGGCGGAGAAGTTTCAG GATCTGAAAACGAGAAGGAGGGGGCTTTTGATGACTTCTTCTGA
- the LOC114824921 gene encoding myosin-16-like isoform X1, giving the protein MAKPVTIVVGSHIWVENPVWIDGEVLNIKGDDAEIQTSGGSKVVAKLSKIYPKDTETPPGGVDDMTKLSYLHEPGVLHNLATRYEINEIYTYTGNILIAINPFQSLSHLYDADMMERYNGVPYGELRPHVFAIADAAYREMIKEGKGNSILVSGESGAGKTETTKMLMRYLAYLGGNAAAEGRTVEQKVLESNPVLEAFGNAKTVRNNNSSRFGKFVEIQFDKCGRISGAAIRTYLLERSRVCQISDSERNYHCFYLLCAAPPQEIEKYKLGEPKLYHYLNQSNCYELDGTSDQHNYLSTRRAMDVVGINAVEQEAIFRVVAAILHLGNIDFANGGDNDSSVLKNDESLFHLQMTAELLMCNPRALEDALCKRVMVTPEEIIKKSLDPHGATVSRDGLAKTIYSRLFDWLVDKINFSIGQDPNSKCLIGVLDIYGFESFKTNSFEQFCINYTNEKLQQHFNKHVFKTQQEEYTKEEIDWSYIEFVDNKDVLDLIEQKKGGIIALLDEACMFPKSTHETFSTKLYQTFKDHKRFIKPKLTRSDFTIVHYAGEVQYQSDQFLDKNKDYIVPEHRDLLSASTCSFVAGLFPPLTEEVAKSSKFSSISSRFKLQLQQLMEILNSTEPHYIRCIKPNNVLKPAVFENDNVMQQLRSGGVLEAVRIKCAGYPTYRSFSEFLSRFRVLAPEVLKMDCPENEACEKILVKMGLRGYQIGKTKVFLRAGQMAELDAKRILLLGDSSKVIQTRGRTRITRKKYVSTREASICVQSFCKGELVRKLFKLKKREISAVKIQKTARKRLARKDYLRIKFASTILQAGVRAVAARDEFRYRVNAAIIIQTGLRAMAARDVFRCRINAAVIIQTGLRAMAARDVFRCRAQSKPKVIVQTDLETKIAETPKLEPSVQANTDLEKEKVEEATNAESSLLTNVSRGFEIDALSKSQVAQVEIEDACSITEDLSSPDQNAERVKILTAEVESLKVMLQAEKQRANECERRYVEARVSSEEGRRKLEETERIVLQLQESLNRMIYCMSNQVSELKTILSTASKSSSTTSGPLVRHEGFDSISSNSDYSSTDSDFTFPAPATSSVNFSSTGPSSIQLIVQDVSGGEVSGSENEKEGAFDDFF; this is encoded by the exons ATG GCCAAGCCAGTGACCATTGTTGTTGGTTCTCATATTTGGGTTGAAAACCCAGTTTGGATTGACGGAGAAGTACTAAACATTAAGGGAGATGACGCTGAGATTCAAACTAGTGGTGGGAGTAAG GTTGTTGCAAAGCTGTCAAAAATATATCCAAAGGATACAGAAACTCCTCCTGGTGGAGTTGATGACATGACTAAGCTATCATACTTGCATGAACCCGGAGTGCTTCACAATTTGGCAACTAGATATGAGATAAATGAAATTTAT ACTTACACTGGAAACATTCTCATCGCCATCAATCCTTTCCAAAGTCTCTCACATCTGTATGATGCTGATATGATGGAACGGTATAATGGAGTACCATATGGAGAACTGAGGCCTCATGTTTTTGCAATAGCCGATGCTGCATACAG GGAAATGATTAAGGAGGGAAAAGGAAACTCGATTCTGGTTAGTGGGGAAAGCGGAGCTGGTAAGACCGAAACAACTAAAATGCTTATGCGCTACCTTGCCTATTTGGGTGGTAATGCTGCAGCTGAAGGGCGGACTGTTGAACAAAAAGTTTTAGAA TCAAATCCAGTTCTTGAAGCATTTGGTAACGCTAAGACTGTTAGGAATAACAATTCCAG CCGCTTTGGGAAATTTGTCGAGATTCAATTTGATAAATGTGGTAGAATATCAGGGGCAGCCATTAGAACATATCTCTTAGAGAGATCTCGTGTTTGCCAGATTTCGGATTCAGAGCGTAACTATCACTGTTTTTACCTCCTCTGTGCTGCACCGCCTCAG GAAATAGAGAAATATAAGTTGGGAGAACCTAAGTTGTATCACTATCTTAATCAATCAAATTGCTATGAACTTGATGGCACAAGTGATCAGCACAATTATCTCTCCACTCGGAGAGCCATGGATGTTGTTGGAATAAATGCAGTAGAACAG gAGGCTATTTTCAGAGTTGTAGCTGCAATTCTTCATCTTGGGAATATTGATTTTGCCAATGGGGGAGATAATGACTCATCTGTTCTGAAAAATGACGAATCCCTTTTTCATCTTCAAATGACAGCAGAACTTCTCAT GTGTAATCCTCGGGCTCTGGAAGATGCACTGTGTAAGCGTGTAATGGTTACTCCAgaagaaattattaaaaaaagtcTTGATCCCCATGGCGCAACAGTTAGCAGGGATGGATTGGCCAAGACTATATATTCTCGTTTGTTTGACTG GTTGGTGGATAAGATCAATTTCTCAATTGGACAGGACCCTAACTCCAAATGTCTGATTGGGGTTCTTGATATATATGGTTTTGAAAGCTTCAAAACTAACAG TTTTGAGCAGTTCTGTATTAATTACACTAATGAAAAGCTGCAACAACATTTCAACAAG CATGTATTCAAGACGCAACAAGAGGAATACACTAAAGAGGAAATCGATTGGAGCTACATAGAATTTGTTGATAATAAAGATGTCCTTGATCTCATTGAACAG AAGAAAGGGGGGATTATTGCTCTGCTTGATGAAGCTTG TATGTTTCCAAAATCAACTCATGAAACATTTTCAACAAAGCTGTATCAGACATTCAAAGATCACAAACGCTTCATCAAGCCAAAACTGACCCGCTCAGATTTCACCATTGTTCATTATGCAGGAGAA GTACAATATCAGTCTGATCAATTTCTTGACAAAAATAAAGACTATATTGTTCCTGAACATCGAGATTTGTTGAGTGCATCGACATGTTCTTTTGTAGCAGGCCTTTTCCCTCCACTTACTGAGGAGGTGGCCAAATCTTCCAAGTTTTCATCCATCAGTTCTCGTTTTAAG CTACAACTCCAACAATTGATGGAAATACTAAATTCTACAGAACCCCATTACATAAGATGTATAAAGCCGAATAATGTTTTAAAGCCCGCTGTATTTGAGAATGATAATGTCATGCAACAGCTACGTTCTGGT GGTGTTTTAGAGGCTGTCCGAATAAAATGTGCTGGATACCCTACTTACAGGAGTTTTTCTGAATTTTTAAGTCGATTCCGTGTCCTGGCCCCAGAAGTTTTAAAAATGGA TTGTCCTGAAAATGAAGCCTGTGAAAAGATTTTGGTGAAGATGGGCCTTAGAGGTTATCAG ATAGGGAAAACAAAGGTTTTCCTAAGAGCTGGTCAGATGGCTGAGCTAGATGCAAAGAGAATACTCTTACTTGGCGACTCATCTAAGGTGATTCAAACGCGGGGCAGGACTCGTATAACTCGTAAAAAGTATGTTTCTACACGGGAGGCTTCTATTTGTGTACAATCATTTTGTAAAG GAGAACTGGTTCGCAAGTTATTCAAGCTCAAGAAGCGGGAGATTTCCGCAGTTAAAATTCAGAAGACTGCCCGTAAACGCCTGGCAAGAAAAGACTATCTCAGAATCAAGTTCGCTTCGACTATCTTACAGGCAGGTGTAAGGGCAGTGGCTGCCCGTGATGAATTTAGATATAGGGTTAATGCGGCAATTATTATTCAG ACAGGTTTACGGGCAATGGCTGCTCGTGATGTTTTTAGATGTAGAATTAATGCGGCAGTTATTATTCAG ACAGGTTTACGTGCAATGGCTGCTCGTGATGTTTTTAGATGTAGAGCCCAATCTAAGCCTAAAGTTATTGTTCAG ACTGATTTGGAGACAAAAATAGCAGAAACACCGAAGTTGGAGCCCTCCGTGCAAGCTAAT ACTGacttggaaaaagaaaaggttgaAGAGGCAACAAATGCAGAGTCCTCCCTGCTTACTAATGTAAGCAGAGGGTTTGAAATAGATGCATTGTCTAAAAGTCAGGTTGCACAGGTAGAAATTGAAGATGCATGCTCTATAACCGAAGATCTTTCAAGTCCTGATCAAAACGCTGAAAGAGTTAAAATTCTTACTGCAGAAGTTGAAAGTCTGAAG GTCATGTTGCAAGCTGAAAAACAAAGAGCCAATGAGTGTGAAAGGAGATACGTAGAAGCTCGGGTATCAAGTGAGGAAGGACGTAGAAAGTTAGAGGAAACTGAAAGAATAGTTCTTCAACTTCAGGAATCTTTGAACAG GATGATATATTGCATGTCAAACCAAGTTTCCGAGCtgaaaacaatattatctacagcATCCAAGTCAAGTTCAACAACTTCAGGACCTTTGGTTAGACACGAAGGGTTTGATAGCATTTCCAGTAACTCTGATTATTCATCCACCGACTCAGATTTCACTTTTCCAGCTCCAGCTACAAGTTCAGTTAACTTTTCTTCTACCGGCCCCAGTTCTATCCAGCTTATAGTTCAGGACGTTTCAGGCGGAGAAGTTTCAG GATCTGAAAACGAGAAGGAGGGGGCTTTTGATGACTTCTTCTGA
- the LOC114824921 gene encoding myosin-16-like isoform X3: protein MKFIYGRLCYNTLTSWQTYTGNILIAINPFQSLSHLYDADMMERYNGVPYGELRPHVFAIADAAYREMIKEGKGNSILVSGESGAGKTETTKMLMRYLAYLGGNAAAEGRTVEQKVLESNPVLEAFGNAKTVRNNNSSRFGKFVEIQFDKCGRISGAAIRTYLLERSRVCQISDSERNYHCFYLLCAAPPQEIEKYKLGEPKLYHYLNQSNCYELDGTSDQHNYLSTRRAMDVVGINAVEQEAIFRVVAAILHLGNIDFANGGDNDSSVLKNDESLFHLQMTAELLMCNPRALEDALCKRVMVTPEEIIKKSLDPHGATVSRDGLAKTIYSRLFDWLVDKINFSIGQDPNSKCLIGVLDIYGFESFKTNSFEQFCINYTNEKLQQHFNKHVFKTQQEEYTKEEIDWSYIEFVDNKDVLDLIEQKKGGIIALLDEACMFPKSTHETFSTKLYQTFKDHKRFIKPKLTRSDFTIVHYAGEVQYQSDQFLDKNKDYIVPEHRDLLSASTCSFVAGLFPPLTEEVAKSSKFSSISSRFKLQLQQLMEILNSTEPHYIRCIKPNNVLKPAVFENDNVMQQLRSGGVLEAVRIKCAGYPTYRSFSEFLSRFRVLAPEVLKMDCPENEACEKILVKMGLRGYQIGKTKVFLRAGQMAELDAKRILLLGDSSKVIQTRGRTRITRKKYVSTREASICVQSFCKGELVRKLFKLKKREISAVKIQKTARKRLARKDYLRIKFASTILQAGVRAVAARDEFRYRVNAAIIIQTGLRAMAARDVFRCRINAAVIIQTGLRAMAARDVFRCRAQSKPKVIVQTDLETKIAETPKLEPSVQANTDLEKEKVEEATNAESSLLTNVSRGFEIDALSKSQVAQVEIEDACSITEDLSSPDQNAERVKILTAEVESLKVMLQAEKQRANECERRYVEARVSSEEGRRKLEETERIVLQLQESLNRMIYCMSNQVSELKTILSTASKSSSTTSGPLVRHEGFDSISSNSDYSSTDSDFTFPAPATSSVNFSSTGPSSIQLIVQDVSGGEVSGSENEKEGAFDDFF, encoded by the exons ATGAAATTTAT CTATGGGCGTCTCTGTTATAATACTTTGACATCATGGCAGACTTACACTGGAAACATTCTCATCGCCATCAATCCTTTCCAAAGTCTCTCACATCTGTATGATGCTGATATGATGGAACGGTATAATGGAGTACCATATGGAGAACTGAGGCCTCATGTTTTTGCAATAGCCGATGCTGCATACAG GGAAATGATTAAGGAGGGAAAAGGAAACTCGATTCTGGTTAGTGGGGAAAGCGGAGCTGGTAAGACCGAAACAACTAAAATGCTTATGCGCTACCTTGCCTATTTGGGTGGTAATGCTGCAGCTGAAGGGCGGACTGTTGAACAAAAAGTTTTAGAA TCAAATCCAGTTCTTGAAGCATTTGGTAACGCTAAGACTGTTAGGAATAACAATTCCAG CCGCTTTGGGAAATTTGTCGAGATTCAATTTGATAAATGTGGTAGAATATCAGGGGCAGCCATTAGAACATATCTCTTAGAGAGATCTCGTGTTTGCCAGATTTCGGATTCAGAGCGTAACTATCACTGTTTTTACCTCCTCTGTGCTGCACCGCCTCAG GAAATAGAGAAATATAAGTTGGGAGAACCTAAGTTGTATCACTATCTTAATCAATCAAATTGCTATGAACTTGATGGCACAAGTGATCAGCACAATTATCTCTCCACTCGGAGAGCCATGGATGTTGTTGGAATAAATGCAGTAGAACAG gAGGCTATTTTCAGAGTTGTAGCTGCAATTCTTCATCTTGGGAATATTGATTTTGCCAATGGGGGAGATAATGACTCATCTGTTCTGAAAAATGACGAATCCCTTTTTCATCTTCAAATGACAGCAGAACTTCTCAT GTGTAATCCTCGGGCTCTGGAAGATGCACTGTGTAAGCGTGTAATGGTTACTCCAgaagaaattattaaaaaaagtcTTGATCCCCATGGCGCAACAGTTAGCAGGGATGGATTGGCCAAGACTATATATTCTCGTTTGTTTGACTG GTTGGTGGATAAGATCAATTTCTCAATTGGACAGGACCCTAACTCCAAATGTCTGATTGGGGTTCTTGATATATATGGTTTTGAAAGCTTCAAAACTAACAG TTTTGAGCAGTTCTGTATTAATTACACTAATGAAAAGCTGCAACAACATTTCAACAAG CATGTATTCAAGACGCAACAAGAGGAATACACTAAAGAGGAAATCGATTGGAGCTACATAGAATTTGTTGATAATAAAGATGTCCTTGATCTCATTGAACAG AAGAAAGGGGGGATTATTGCTCTGCTTGATGAAGCTTG TATGTTTCCAAAATCAACTCATGAAACATTTTCAACAAAGCTGTATCAGACATTCAAAGATCACAAACGCTTCATCAAGCCAAAACTGACCCGCTCAGATTTCACCATTGTTCATTATGCAGGAGAA GTACAATATCAGTCTGATCAATTTCTTGACAAAAATAAAGACTATATTGTTCCTGAACATCGAGATTTGTTGAGTGCATCGACATGTTCTTTTGTAGCAGGCCTTTTCCCTCCACTTACTGAGGAGGTGGCCAAATCTTCCAAGTTTTCATCCATCAGTTCTCGTTTTAAG CTACAACTCCAACAATTGATGGAAATACTAAATTCTACAGAACCCCATTACATAAGATGTATAAAGCCGAATAATGTTTTAAAGCCCGCTGTATTTGAGAATGATAATGTCATGCAACAGCTACGTTCTGGT GGTGTTTTAGAGGCTGTCCGAATAAAATGTGCTGGATACCCTACTTACAGGAGTTTTTCTGAATTTTTAAGTCGATTCCGTGTCCTGGCCCCAGAAGTTTTAAAAATGGA TTGTCCTGAAAATGAAGCCTGTGAAAAGATTTTGGTGAAGATGGGCCTTAGAGGTTATCAG ATAGGGAAAACAAAGGTTTTCCTAAGAGCTGGTCAGATGGCTGAGCTAGATGCAAAGAGAATACTCTTACTTGGCGACTCATCTAAGGTGATTCAAACGCGGGGCAGGACTCGTATAACTCGTAAAAAGTATGTTTCTACACGGGAGGCTTCTATTTGTGTACAATCATTTTGTAAAG GAGAACTGGTTCGCAAGTTATTCAAGCTCAAGAAGCGGGAGATTTCCGCAGTTAAAATTCAGAAGACTGCCCGTAAACGCCTGGCAAGAAAAGACTATCTCAGAATCAAGTTCGCTTCGACTATCTTACAGGCAGGTGTAAGGGCAGTGGCTGCCCGTGATGAATTTAGATATAGGGTTAATGCGGCAATTATTATTCAG ACAGGTTTACGGGCAATGGCTGCTCGTGATGTTTTTAGATGTAGAATTAATGCGGCAGTTATTATTCAG ACAGGTTTACGTGCAATGGCTGCTCGTGATGTTTTTAGATGTAGAGCCCAATCTAAGCCTAAAGTTATTGTTCAG ACTGATTTGGAGACAAAAATAGCAGAAACACCGAAGTTGGAGCCCTCCGTGCAAGCTAAT ACTGacttggaaaaagaaaaggttgaAGAGGCAACAAATGCAGAGTCCTCCCTGCTTACTAATGTAAGCAGAGGGTTTGAAATAGATGCATTGTCTAAAAGTCAGGTTGCACAGGTAGAAATTGAAGATGCATGCTCTATAACCGAAGATCTTTCAAGTCCTGATCAAAACGCTGAAAGAGTTAAAATTCTTACTGCAGAAGTTGAAAGTCTGAAG GTCATGTTGCAAGCTGAAAAACAAAGAGCCAATGAGTGTGAAAGGAGATACGTAGAAGCTCGGGTATCAAGTGAGGAAGGACGTAGAAAGTTAGAGGAAACTGAAAGAATAGTTCTTCAACTTCAGGAATCTTTGAACAG GATGATATATTGCATGTCAAACCAAGTTTCCGAGCtgaaaacaatattatctacagcATCCAAGTCAAGTTCAACAACTTCAGGACCTTTGGTTAGACACGAAGGGTTTGATAGCATTTCCAGTAACTCTGATTATTCATCCACCGACTCAGATTTCACTTTTCCAGCTCCAGCTACAAGTTCAGTTAACTTTTCTTCTACCGGCCCCAGTTCTATCCAGCTTATAGTTCAGGACGTTTCAGGCGGAGAAGTTTCAG GATCTGAAAACGAGAAGGAGGGGGCTTTTGATGACTTCTTCTGA
- the LOC114824922 gene encoding F-box/kelch-repeat protein OR23, whose protein sequence is MTRFPPPSPPPSSSSSLLIPTDESLTLIPGLPNDVSALILSFIPFSHQARLRPTCKSWRLFLSSKTLIALRQTHHRSNLSHLLCVFPQDPSVAAPFLFDPRTLAWCPLPPMPCNPHVYGLCNFTSLSIGPHLYVIGGSLFDTRSFPIDRPSPSSAVFRFDFSTSSWSFLAPMLTPRGSFACAAVPNSGEILVAGGGSRHTLFSAAGSRMSSVERYDIGRNEWVAMDGLPGFRAGCAGFFVGDGEEREFWVMGGYGESRTISGVFPVDEHYRDAVVMELKNGNGGCRWREVGEMWEAGERMRLGKTVVVEDGDDRSRPAVFMLDRNVIFRYDMASNRWRKESRLPRQVPCDSEFGFVVLDGELHVITLLKAVEPAEIRRSRLRKRAGTLYIQIYHPKKKTWRSLITKSPFNYGLDFNTAVMSTIRL, encoded by the exons ATGACCCGATTTCCACCTccatctcctcctccttcttcttcctcttcgctATTGATTCCGACCGACgaatccctaaccctaattccCGGCCTCCCAAACGACGTCTCTGCGTTGATCCTCTCCTTCATCCCCTTCTCCCACCAGGCCCGTCTCCGACCCACCTGCAAATCATGGAGGCTCTTCCTCTCCTCCAAAACCCTAATCGCCCTCCGCCAGACCCACCACCGCAGCAACCTCTCCCACCTCCTCTGCGTCTTCCCCCAGGACCCCTCCGTCGCCGCCCCTTTCCTCTTCGATCCCCGAACCCTAGCCTGGTGCCCCCTCCCGCCCATGCCCTGCAACCCCCACGTCTACGGACTCTGCAACTTCACCTCCCTCTCCATTGGGCCCCATCTCTACGTCATCGGCGGCTCGCTCTTCGACACTCGTTCGTTTCCGATCGACCGCCCCTCGCCGTCCTCCGCGGTCTTCCGATTTGACTTCAGCACTTCCTCGTGGAGCTTCCTCGCTCCTATGCTCACGCCGCGCGGAAGTTTCGCCTGCGCCGCGGTTCCAAATTCGGGAGAGATTCTCGTCGCTGGCGGCGGCTCCCGGCACACTCTGTTCAGCGCGGCTGGAAGCCGAATGAGCTCAGTCGAGCGGTATGACATTGGTAGAAATGAATGGGTTGCAATGGACGGGTTGCCAGGTTTTCGGGCTGGGTGCGCGGGGTTCTTTGTTGGGGATGGCGAGGAGAGGGAGTTCTGGGTTATGGGTGGGTACGGCGAGTCCAGAACAATATCAGGGGTTTTTCCGGTGGACGAGCATTACAGAGACGCTGTGGTAATGGAATTGAAGAATGGGAATGGTGGTTGCAGGTGGCGAGAGGTTGGAGAGATGTGGGAAGCAGGGGAGAGGATGAGACTGGGCAAAACTGTTGTCGTGGAAGATGGCGATGATCGCAGTCGACCTGCTGTTTTCATGCTTGATCGGAATGTTATATTCAG ATACGACATGGCTTCAAACCGTTGGCGTAAGGAATCACGTCTACCAAGACAGGTCCCATGCGACTCAGAATTTGGATTCGTTGTATTGGATGGAGAGTTGCATGTAATAACCCTTTTGAAGGCAGTTGAACCAGCAGAAATCCGCAGGTCACGACTGCGTAAGAGAGCAGGAACACTTTACATCCAAATCTACCATCCAAAGAAGAAGACATGGAGATCTCTCATAACAAAGTCACCTTTCAATTACGGCTTGGATTTCAATACTGCAGTTATGAGCACCATTCGCCTGTGA